The proteins below are encoded in one region of Pseudobacteriovorax antillogorgiicola:
- a CDS encoding chemotaxis protein CheW, whose product MADSNRFGFFDESPTTEAPKPTSPPPAQTAAPAQTSESSSTGPAPLDDYDGVKPYLVFSLGGTSYATPLLAAREVIEVPAFRAIPNTKDYFLGIANLRGEVVGLIDLRAMLGLATERSQRNSVIIYESESGPLGAMIDEVRGVVNLEQAMITTDVSIKTSVPQKYLQGIGQLPGDELVVVLDLKHILDEDDLLTIRGGELQTA is encoded by the coding sequence ATGGCTGATTCGAATCGCTTTGGCTTTTTTGACGAGAGCCCGACTACAGAAGCACCGAAACCAACTTCGCCACCGCCTGCGCAGACGGCGGCTCCCGCGCAAACAAGCGAGTCATCGAGCACGGGTCCAGCTCCTCTCGACGACTACGATGGCGTGAAGCCTTACCTTGTCTTTTCTCTGGGGGGTACAAGCTATGCAACTCCGTTGCTTGCCGCACGGGAGGTGATCGAGGTTCCTGCATTTCGGGCAATTCCAAACACGAAGGACTACTTTTTAGGGATTGCGAACCTAAGGGGAGAGGTTGTTGGCTTGATCGATCTGCGAGCAATGTTAGGCCTAGCAACCGAAAGAAGTCAGAGAAATTCGGTGATCATTTATGAATCTGAATCTGGCCCATTAGGGGCAATGATCGACGAGGTACGAGGCGTTGTTAATTTAGAACAGGCTATGATAACCACCGATGTTAGCATCAAAACCAGTGTTCCTCAAAAGTATTTGCAAGGGATCGGTCAACTGCCAGGTGATGAGCTAGTGGTGGTCTTGGATCTTAAACATATTCTAGACGAAGACGATTTGCTGACAATCCGAGGCGGCGAGCTTCAAACTGCATAG
- a CDS encoding KOW motif-containing protein, translating to MTFNVGDIVKISAGAYEGKLGVVKNVRNDDIDVRFAKSNNSLVVMSFPFESIAMVDD from the coding sequence ATGACATTCAACGTTGGGGATATTGTAAAAATCTCAGCTGGAGCTTACGAAGGGAAGCTGGGAGTTGTCAAGAACGTGCGAAACGATGATATCGACGTGCGGTTCGCAAAATCGAATAATTCGCTGGTTGTGATGAGCTTTCCCTTCGAAAGCATCGCAATGGTTGACGACTAG
- a CDS encoding chemotaxis protein CheB — translation MSYQFSHAEKKRVFELVDKLIGTSKVASERAEIFLNNIERRMYLNNKNNLESYLQYSSQNPKEHCYLISSLTIHTTYWFREARHFEYLRDTFLANPRKPIRVLSVGCSTGEEVYSLALLLESIRKKHLGWDYSIKGVDIDPVSIERAQKAIYNSKDLPKIPHEYHGDVLVGSGKTEGMMTLSKDVRKRCEFAECSALQLPSIQGHYDIVFCRNMLIYFDEDRVNLIVKYIADKVVEGGIFVLGHSESFSAKVSADRVGGSVFTKVGGSGDSGSEASGSKLSTLNLPDPASGNGEDQVLWCDLHKGDDISKRFQSQSEHNVHVIHNLEAGSDWLRSNSPKMMIVTVETSDASKLAGWLKNAKTRYPDTPCIIIGDEGALKHDLKELEIIADEMLDLNSIRINLSGFLQRVNNILDIRKTGGRFSQLPVVIVDDDKFVAETFATIIESAGFNTKMFFTPEEALDYARANPVQAVVSDYMMPSMNGIEFSEAIQKVREGVPIIIVTGHISADLNSKHVFRVVGKPVNPDDLIQHVQDCLLARYSGKLLHLNRERVRSLDLLVIGGSTGAPKIFQKILSQLGSQCPPTVVVQHIPPQFQDSFACDLAQSSGLKLEVVNNEVALQPNTLYVAERDRHIKVRQGPKREILVYCDDDERYKGLRPCVHHLFNSAANLSTRKVLGILLTGMGDDGSLALGSMRQAGQYTIAQDLTSSTVFGMPKVAIDHDNVDYIGSADDIRSILSQIKAA, via the coding sequence ATGAGTTATCAATTTAGCCATGCCGAAAAGAAGAGAGTTTTTGAACTTGTTGACAAGTTAATCGGTACATCCAAGGTTGCTAGCGAGAGAGCCGAGATATTTCTTAATAATATCGAACGACGCATGTATCTCAACAATAAGAATAACCTTGAAAGCTACCTTCAATACTCTAGTCAGAACCCTAAAGAGCACTGTTATTTGATCTCATCGCTAACCATCCATACCACCTATTGGTTTCGGGAAGCTCGGCATTTCGAGTACCTCCGCGATACCTTTCTGGCGAATCCGAGAAAGCCGATTCGGGTGCTCAGTGTGGGCTGCTCGACTGGTGAAGAAGTCTATAGCCTGGCCTTGCTTTTAGAGTCCATTCGTAAGAAACATTTGGGTTGGGATTACTCAATCAAGGGAGTGGATATCGATCCGGTATCGATTGAAAGGGCACAAAAAGCCATTTATAACTCTAAAGATCTACCTAAAATACCTCACGAATACCACGGCGATGTTCTCGTCGGGAGCGGTAAGACGGAAGGGATGATGACCCTAAGCAAGGACGTGCGGAAGCGTTGTGAATTTGCGGAGTGTAGTGCCCTGCAGTTACCGTCAATTCAAGGTCATTACGATATTGTTTTCTGCCGTAATATGCTGATCTACTTTGATGAGGATCGCGTGAACCTCATTGTTAAGTACATCGCTGATAAGGTGGTCGAAGGTGGGATTTTTGTCTTAGGCCATAGCGAAAGCTTTTCAGCAAAAGTCTCCGCAGATCGGGTGGGTGGATCTGTATTCACTAAGGTTGGCGGATCTGGAGATAGTGGAAGTGAGGCTTCTGGTTCTAAGTTATCAACTTTAAACCTCCCCGATCCGGCCAGTGGCAATGGAGAGGACCAGGTATTGTGGTGTGACCTCCATAAGGGCGACGATATATCGAAACGCTTTCAATCTCAAAGTGAGCATAATGTTCATGTGATTCATAATCTTGAGGCGGGGTCAGATTGGCTCCGATCGAACTCACCGAAAATGATGATTGTCACAGTGGAAACATCAGATGCATCTAAACTTGCTGGCTGGCTAAAGAATGCTAAAACACGCTACCCTGATACGCCGTGCATCATCATTGGCGATGAGGGGGCTTTAAAGCACGATCTAAAAGAGCTTGAGATCATTGCAGATGAAATGTTGGATTTGAACTCCATTCGAATCAATCTTAGTGGCTTTCTGCAACGGGTAAATAATATTCTAGATATTCGTAAGACTGGCGGCCGGTTCTCACAGCTGCCAGTTGTGATCGTCGACGACGATAAGTTTGTGGCAGAAACCTTCGCAACGATTATTGAGTCAGCTGGCTTCAATACCAAAATGTTTTTTACCCCCGAAGAGGCTTTGGATTATGCTAGGGCAAATCCTGTTCAGGCTGTTGTAAGTGATTACATGATGCCGTCTATGAATGGCATTGAGTTTAGTGAGGCCATTCAGAAGGTTCGCGAGGGAGTCCCGATCATTATCGTTACTGGGCATATATCAGCTGATTTGAACTCCAAGCATGTTTTCCGGGTTGTAGGTAAGCCAGTGAACCCTGACGACTTGATCCAGCATGTTCAAGACTGCCTTCTAGCACGCTATAGTGGGAAACTTCTTCATCTTAATCGCGAGCGAGTGCGTTCCTTAGATCTATTGGTGATTGGTGGTAGCACTGGGGCGCCTAAGATTTTTCAAAAAATTCTATCCCAGCTGGGATCGCAATGTCCACCTACGGTCGTAGTTCAACACATTCCACCTCAATTTCAAGATTCATTTGCCTGTGACCTAGCACAAAGTTCAGGGCTAAAACTTGAAGTTGTGAACAATGAAGTAGCGCTTCAACCCAATACTTTATATGTGGCAGAACGGGATCGACACATCAAGGTCAGGCAAGGCCCCAAGCGAGAGATCCTCGTCTACTGTGACGACGATGAGCGCTACAAGGGACTACGACCCTGTGTCCATCATCTATTCAACTCTGCGGCAAATCTTTCCACACGGAAGGTTCTTGGAATACTCCTCACCGGGATGGGAGATGATGGCTCCCTTGCTCTTGGGAGTATGCGGCAAGCGGGGCAGTATACCATCGCCCAGGATCTTACATCTTCAACAGTATTCGGCATGCCCAAGGTTGCGATTGATCATGATAATGTCGATTACATTGGCTCTGCGGATGACATCCGGAGCATCCTGAGCCAGATTAAAGCCGCCTGA
- a CDS encoding DEAD/DEAH box helicase → MTQELTFATLGLSQDIVENLESIGFKTPTPIQAKSIPELLNGGRDILGLAQTGTGKTASFSLPIIETINPDLPRVQALILAPTRELAKQICEEIYRLKGQRNLKICSIYGGSSYDRQIRTLKQGAQIVVGTPGRVIDLLDRKALRVDDLQYVVLDEADDMLNMGFIDDIETILSFAPENRRMLLFSATMPPQLNRIVDRYMKEKIEINLRPKELTTALTEQIYYEVYDSDKQEALERVIHANPDFYGIVFCHTKVETDEVNHLLIKAGFSSEALHGDISQNQREKIVHRFKNRKLQILVATDVAARGVDIKALTHVVNYSLPSHPESYVHRIGRTGRAGEKGMAISLVSPKERHRLRSIQHVAKGKIEKQTPPSVQSIIKAQKEKIHAKLAGALDSLQNSSEEGRFEHYFTLSENILQDVPPNQAIAALLQIGFGTSLSEGDYRPLKAPRPERRYDRNNSQGGRYGDRRRRSNDGFSGGRYGEGRRSYRGGSQGGGSRKGGQNRYDQRPRRYNSDNPSYGSGSN, encoded by the coding sequence ATGACCCAAGAACTCACGTTTGCCACTCTAGGCCTAAGCCAAGACATTGTTGAAAATCTAGAATCCATTGGCTTCAAAACTCCCACCCCCATCCAAGCAAAAAGTATCCCAGAACTACTAAACGGCGGTCGCGACATCCTCGGACTTGCGCAGACTGGTACTGGTAAGACGGCTAGTTTTAGCTTGCCCATAATTGAAACGATCAATCCAGATCTACCGCGGGTACAAGCTTTGATCCTAGCTCCCACACGAGAGCTTGCAAAGCAGATCTGTGAAGAGATTTATCGCCTCAAAGGTCAGCGCAATCTTAAGATCTGCTCGATCTACGGTGGTTCGTCCTATGATCGCCAAATCAGAACCCTTAAGCAGGGCGCTCAGATTGTTGTCGGAACTCCGGGCCGCGTGATCGACTTGTTGGATCGGAAGGCACTTCGAGTCGACGACCTCCAGTATGTAGTCCTAGACGAGGCGGACGACATGCTTAATATGGGATTTATCGATGATATCGAAACAATCCTAAGCTTCGCTCCGGAAAATCGTCGGATGTTGCTTTTCTCTGCGACAATGCCACCACAGCTCAACCGTATTGTCGATCGCTATATGAAAGAAAAGATCGAAATCAATCTACGGCCAAAAGAGCTAACCACAGCTCTGACCGAACAGATTTATTACGAAGTCTATGATTCAGACAAGCAAGAAGCCTTGGAGCGGGTTATTCACGCCAATCCAGATTTCTATGGTATCGTTTTCTGCCACACCAAAGTGGAAACAGATGAAGTGAATCATCTGCTGATTAAAGCTGGCTTTAGCAGCGAAGCCCTTCATGGTGACATCAGCCAGAACCAACGAGAGAAAATTGTTCATCGCTTCAAGAATCGCAAGCTACAAATTCTTGTCGCTACTGATGTGGCAGCACGAGGGGTCGACATCAAAGCCCTCACCCACGTAGTGAACTACTCTCTACCAAGTCACCCTGAGTCTTACGTCCACAGAATCGGTCGAACCGGTCGGGCTGGAGAAAAAGGTATGGCGATTAGCTTGGTCAGCCCTAAAGAGCGTCATCGACTCAGATCGATTCAACACGTTGCGAAGGGTAAGATTGAAAAGCAAACACCACCTTCGGTGCAAAGCATTATCAAAGCCCAGAAAGAGAAAATCCATGCAAAGCTAGCTGGAGCATTGGATAGCTTACAAAATTCTAGTGAAGAAGGTCGATTTGAGCACTACTTCACTCTTTCTGAGAATATTTTGCAAGATGTGCCTCCCAACCAGGCTATTGCAGCACTGCTGCAAATCGGTTTTGGAACCTCACTTTCTGAAGGCGATTACCGCCCTCTAAAAGCTCCTCGTCCTGAACGCCGTTACGACCGTAACAACAGCCAGGGTGGGCGATATGGTGATCGTCGCCGCCGAAGCAACGATGGTTTCTCAGGGGGACGCTACGGCGAAGGTCGTCGTTCTTATCGCGGTGGTTCTCAAGGGGGCGGCAGCAGAAAAGGTGGTCAGAATCGCTATGATCAACGACCTCGTCGCTACAATTCTGACAACCCTAGCTACGGTTCTGGTAGCAACTAA
- a CDS encoding TIGR02147 family protein: MNQDLMDMLKQKVSPLDYLDYRQYLDAVYQIVKSKLNRYSYIRFSEDLGFSRTNVLHLIIKGKRPLTSKAASKVIAALQLSGPEKKYFVNLVKYQNARQPQSRENLFQELLQIKSKVLSQPESQSQLEFFSEWFHVIIYQMTFMADFNADPSYIAKAVKPNIRPEQARKSLQLLKSLKLIEDNPETGRLEPTKLRVTTGDEVASIAVTRYHQRMIDLGKESITSVPDQERDISSVSISIPMTLLPSLKEEISVFRKKILALADQKRNQCDEVYQMNIQLFPTTDLNKGDK, encoded by the coding sequence ATGAATCAAGATCTTATGGACATGCTGAAACAAAAAGTTTCCCCTCTGGATTACTTAGACTATCGGCAGTATTTAGACGCCGTCTACCAAATTGTTAAGTCAAAACTAAACCGTTACTCCTATATCCGGTTTTCTGAAGATCTTGGTTTTTCTCGCACCAATGTCCTTCACCTCATAATAAAAGGCAAACGTCCCCTTACCAGTAAGGCTGCGAGCAAGGTTATCGCAGCCTTACAATTATCAGGGCCTGAAAAGAAGTACTTTGTAAATTTAGTGAAGTATCAAAATGCGCGCCAACCTCAAAGCCGCGAAAACCTATTTCAGGAGCTTTTGCAAATCAAGTCCAAGGTTCTTTCACAACCTGAAAGTCAGTCCCAACTTGAATTTTTTAGCGAATGGTTTCATGTGATCATCTATCAAATGACATTCATGGCTGACTTTAATGCAGACCCTAGCTATATTGCAAAGGCGGTCAAGCCCAATATTCGCCCAGAGCAAGCTCGAAAGAGCTTGCAGCTTCTCAAAAGTTTGAAGCTGATCGAAGACAACCCTGAAACGGGTCGCCTGGAACCGACAAAGCTTCGCGTCACTACCGGAGATGAAGTCGCCTCTATCGCCGTAACTCGATATCATCAACGGATGATCGATCTTGGCAAGGAATCCATCACATCTGTTCCAGACCAAGAGCGAGATATCAGTTCAGTCAGCATTTCCATTCCGATGACATTACTGCCAAGCCTGAAGGAAGAGATTAGCGTATTTAGGAAGAAAATTTTAGCTCTTGCCGACCAAAAGCGCAATCAATGCGACGAAGTCTATCAGATGAATATCCAGCTCTTTCCAACAACCGATTTGAACAAAGGAGATAAGTGA
- a CDS encoding OmpA family protein, producing MWKTIVAVFLLYNSAAFANTIGSDHQNFNQGISFVDYLTVHSSKTLGAGGFSLSLGLNHGVNTLPYFEQPDGNRDILKEYNDGLSAMDVNFALGLSDRFDLSLSVPYIVHQRVADDDQYHGQFDKMGNTEVRGGFKWRFLEGAMSGLALVGTVNYNRVENNPYTGDEEWPAYSLELAGELQFGQIHLAANLGHRWRNSGESIAFDNDTPIEPYENQWLFSSAVEWFIPSTRWSALAEFYGNYTKTDIVAISPRNASVLEGVAGLRYRPIDQLILQAGGGAEMRHAVSSADQRYFVGLLWKFDIDLKRDEPVLIHEPAPSPPQVKTSPDLVIQLEDIQFAYDSYRMSTGSEKSKLDKVKSVLQNHHMIERVVVEGHACKLGSDEYNFGLSDRRADTVLDWVVDEVGVPREKVIPVGYGESRPHASNDTSEGRSRNRRVKFEIFYKQ from the coding sequence ATGTGGAAGACCATTGTCGCTGTTTTTTTGCTCTATAATTCCGCTGCTTTTGCCAATACCATTGGCTCCGACCACCAGAACTTTAACCAGGGTATATCGTTTGTGGACTATTTAACTGTCCATTCAAGCAAGACTTTAGGGGCAGGTGGATTCAGCCTTAGTTTGGGCCTCAATCATGGTGTCAACACCCTGCCATACTTCGAACAGCCAGACGGCAATCGTGATATCCTGAAAGAATACAACGATGGGTTGTCAGCTATGGATGTGAACTTTGCTCTCGGACTAAGCGATCGTTTCGATCTAAGTTTGTCGGTTCCCTATATTGTTCACCAACGAGTGGCTGACGATGATCAGTATCATGGCCAATTCGATAAGATGGGCAATACAGAAGTTCGCGGCGGCTTCAAGTGGCGGTTCTTGGAAGGGGCCATGAGCGGTCTTGCTCTCGTTGGTACTGTCAATTACAATAGGGTAGAAAATAATCCTTATACCGGTGATGAAGAGTGGCCAGCATATTCCTTAGAGCTAGCTGGTGAATTGCAGTTTGGTCAAATACACTTGGCAGCAAACTTAGGGCACCGGTGGCGAAACTCTGGTGAGAGTATTGCCTTCGATAATGATACTCCCATTGAGCCCTATGAGAATCAGTGGCTGTTTTCCTCTGCTGTGGAGTGGTTTATCCCATCTACGAGATGGAGCGCTCTTGCTGAGTTCTATGGCAACTACACTAAAACAGATATTGTGGCGATTTCACCAAGGAATGCCTCGGTGCTAGAGGGTGTCGCTGGCCTTCGTTATCGTCCTATCGATCAATTGATTCTGCAGGCTGGTGGTGGTGCTGAAATGCGCCATGCGGTGAGTAGTGCTGATCAGCGCTACTTCGTTGGCTTGCTTTGGAAGTTTGATATCGATCTCAAGAGGGACGAGCCTGTACTCATCCACGAGCCGGCACCATCTCCACCACAAGTGAAAACAAGCCCTGACCTGGTGATACAATTGGAAGATATTCAATTTGCCTATGACTCGTATCGTATGAGCACCGGAAGCGAAAAGTCTAAGTTAGATAAGGTGAAGTCGGTTTTACAAAACCATCACATGATCGAAAGGGTTGTTGTGGAGGGCCATGCCTGCAAACTAGGCTCGGACGAATACAACTTCGGACTTAGTGATCGCCGAGCAGACACTGTATTGGATTGGGTCGTCGACGAGGTCGGCGTGCCACGAGAAAAGGTTATCCCGGTTGGATACGGTGAATCAAGACCTCATGCAAGTAACGACACTTCTGAAGGTCGCTCACGAAATCGTCGCGTGAAGTTTGAAATTTTCTACAAGCAATGA
- a CDS encoding guanosine monophosphate reductase produces the protein MTRAITFDDVLLVPSYNHYASRRVVDISSQDHMGKLSLDLPVMTANMDTITEDKMANFIGSKGGIGVLHRFMDIDQNVAMFKRCKTKTFVSIGCNSQELERAKALAEAGAGYFCIDVAHAHAKYVGQTLKDLRDLLGKDACIMAGNVATYAGADYLASCGADVIKVGIGGGSVCTTRIKTGFGVPNLTAIAECARVGRSVVADGGIKAAGDIVKALAFGADFVMIGSMLSGTRPTPGAVLTRDLEDGSPYRYKTYRGMASREVAEDYHGGVAEWKTAEGVATEVPYRETEEEIIADIIGGLRSGLTYGGAATIRELQRKLNYVEVSPAGRLESLPHKLMQHS, from the coding sequence ATGACTCGTGCCATCACGTTTGACGATGTTCTTTTAGTGCCATCCTACAACCATTACGCCTCACGACGGGTCGTCGATATCTCGTCTCAAGATCATATGGGTAAGCTATCCTTGGATCTACCGGTCATGACCGCCAACATGGATACGATTACCGAGGATAAGATGGCGAACTTTATCGGCTCCAAGGGGGGGATTGGTGTTCTTCATCGCTTTATGGATATCGATCAGAATGTTGCTATGTTCAAGCGGTGTAAAACGAAGACTTTTGTCTCCATTGGCTGCAACAGTCAAGAGTTGGAGCGTGCCAAGGCTCTCGCTGAGGCAGGGGCGGGTTACTTTTGTATCGATGTCGCCCACGCCCACGCAAAATATGTAGGTCAAACACTCAAAGACTTGCGAGATTTGTTGGGCAAGGATGCATGCATCATGGCTGGCAATGTCGCAACTTATGCTGGGGCAGACTATCTTGCGAGTTGTGGGGCTGATGTTATCAAGGTTGGCATTGGTGGGGGATCTGTGTGCACGACTCGCATCAAGACTGGTTTTGGTGTGCCGAATCTAACGGCGATTGCTGAGTGTGCGCGGGTAGGACGCTCGGTTGTAGCAGATGGAGGCATCAAGGCCGCTGGAGATATCGTGAAGGCGCTGGCGTTTGGAGCTGATTTTGTGATGATTGGTAGTATGTTAAGTGGCACTAGGCCTACTCCTGGTGCTGTTCTCACGAGAGACCTCGAAGATGGCAGTCCCTATCGCTACAAGACCTATCGGGGTATGGCCAGCCGAGAGGTAGCAGAGGACTACCATGGGGGTGTTGCTGAATGGAAAACTGCGGAGGGCGTGGCTACGGAAGTACCGTATCGTGAAACCGAAGAAGAGATTATAGCTGACATTATCGGAGGTCTCCGTTCTGGGCTAACCTATGGCGGTGCTGCAACGATCAGGGAGTTGCAACGCAAGCTTAACTACGTAGAGGTGAGTCCAGCGGGAAGGCTTGAATCACTCCCGCACAAGTTAATGCAACACAGCTGA